A genomic region of Nostoc sp. UHCC 0702 contains the following coding sequences:
- a CDS encoding VOC family protein: MLSSPKSVNHVLAPGVLRKVHHIALNVKDMQASRYFYGNILGLHELTGDEVPATLVELVAAGKVANFITPDGTILDLFGTPDLTPPDPDPERSFTRAYHLAFDIDPQLFEQAVAVLRENEIAIAHGPVTRPTGRGVYFYDPDGLMIEIRCDPV, encoded by the coding sequence ATGCTATCTAGCCCCAAATCTGTGAATCATGTCCTTGCACCAGGCGTTCTGCGTAAAGTGCATCATATCGCCCTCAACGTCAAGGACATGCAAGCTTCCCGATACTTTTACGGCAATATCCTGGGTTTGCACGAACTCACCGGTGATGAAGTCCCCGCAACTCTAGTGGAACTTGTCGCAGCGGGGAAAGTCGCCAACTTCATCACCCCTGATGGTACAATTTTGGATTTATTTGGCACACCCGATTTGACACCACCAGATCCAGATCCAGAACGCAGTTTTACCAGAGCATACCATCTAGCCTTTGACATAGATCCCCAGTTATTTGAGCAAGCAGTGGCAGTGCTAAGAGAAAATGAAATAGCGATCGCTCATGGCCCAGTCACCCGTCCTACTGGTAGAGGTGTATATTTTTACGACCCCGATGGCTTGATGATTGAAATTCGTTGTGATCCAGTGTAG
- a CDS encoding transposase, which produces MLHKACPERCRRVVQVRLYPSLEQQNQLAQTFGCARWWWNYALNKSIETYKETGKGLSRVALNAFLPVLKKAEDTVWLSDCYSQVLQATTLNLTTAYKNFFEKRAGFPKFKSRHGKQSVQYPQNVKIVDGNVKLPGNIGIVKAKIHRAIEGKVKTVTVSKTPSGKYLASILTELEGENPVVSEGKIYGVDLGLRHFAVVTDGDKVSKYDNPKHLAKHEKNLKRKHKKLARKVKASKSRNRYRKVVAKVYERVSNSRQDFLHKLSYKLVSDSQAVIVENLHVKGMVRNHKLAKSISDAGWGTFTNFLAYKLERRGGKLVEIDRWFPSSKLCSNCFYQIGEMPLDVRQWTCPHCNTHHDRDENAAINIRAEGIRMIKAEGSAVSAVGGEVSPTLGRKSKFRHSPLITEAQTGLGTPSQCG; this is translated from the coding sequence ATGTTACACAAAGCTTGCCCTGAGCGATGTCGAAGGGTTGTGCAAGTCCGTTTATATCCGTCACTTGAACAGCAAAATCAACTAGCTCAAACTTTTGGGTGTGCTAGATGGTGGTGGAATTATGCTTTGAATAAATCTATTGAGACTTATAAGGAGACGGGTAAGGGACTTAGCCGTGTTGCACTCAACGCATTTCTTCCTGTACTCAAAAAAGCTGAAGATACGGTGTGGTTATCTGATTGTTATAGCCAAGTTTTACAGGCTACAACGCTCAACTTGACCACAGCTTACAAAAACTTTTTTGAAAAACGTGCCGGATTTCCTAAATTCAAATCTAGACACGGTAAGCAGTCTGTTCAGTATCCTCAAAACGTCAAGATTGTAGATGGCAATGTCAAACTCCCTGGAAATATCGGGATAGTCAAAGCCAAAATACATAGAGCTATTGAGGGGAAAGTCAAGACTGTTACTGTGAGTAAAACGCCTTCTGGTAAATACCTTGCATCTATCCTGACTGAGTTAGAAGGTGAAAATCCGGTTGTTTCAGAAGGTAAGATATACGGTGTTGATTTAGGATTAAGGCACTTTGCTGTTGTCACTGATGGCGATAAAGTTTCTAAATACGATAACCCTAAGCACCTTGCCAAACATGAAAAAAACCTAAAACGTAAACACAAAAAATTAGCACGTAAAGTCAAAGCAAGCAAGTCAAGAAATAGATACAGAAAAGTTGTTGCCAAAGTGTACGAGCGAGTTAGTAATTCTCGGCAGGATTTTCTGCATAAACTTAGTTATAAGTTGGTCAGCGATAGCCAAGCTGTCATAGTAGAGAATCTTCATGTTAAAGGCATGGTTCGTAACCATAAATTGGCGAAATCAATATCTGATGCAGGATGGGGAACATTCACTAACTTTTTAGCCTACAAGCTAGAACGCAGAGGTGGAAAGTTGGTTGAAATTGATAGATGGTTCCCCAGTTCTAAGCTTTGCTCTAATTGTTTCTATCAAATAGGTGAGATGCCATTGGATGTCCGTCAGTGGACTTGTCCTCATTGCAATACTCATCATGATCGGGATGAAAATGCGGCGATAAATATTAGAGCAGAAGGCATCAGAATGATAAAGGCGGAAGGTTCAGCCGTCTCTGCTGTAGGAGGGGAGGTAAGTCCTACTCTTGGACGAAAGTCTAAGTTTAGGCACTCCCCCTTGATTACAGAAGCCCAAACTGGACTTGGTACTCCAAGTCAGTGTGGGTAG
- a CDS encoding DUF4385 domain-containing protein, with protein sequence MAFDYSLDFPNIDFRQHPELYRVGKGEQGVLLVEPYKSEILPYWRFKTPDIAKESSEKIYKLFLDYLEQDDFVGADMARKFLQMGYTRSRRYANHKSGRKYKQNPEASNSKKDILPYEVDPVKAESAAIFKAKWVQAKTNEKYQKLLVKHKQMYEINSH encoded by the coding sequence ATGGCTTTTGATTATTCTTTAGATTTTCCCAATATCGATTTTCGCCAACATCCTGAACTCTATCGCGTTGGTAAAGGTGAGCAGGGTGTGCTTTTGGTGGAACCATACAAATCGGAAATTCTGCCTTATTGGCGGTTTAAAACTCCTGATATTGCTAAGGAATCGAGCGAAAAAATCTACAAACTTTTTCTTGATTATTTAGAGCAAGATGATTTTGTGGGAGCAGATATGGCCCGGAAGTTTCTGCAAATGGGTTATACTCGCTCCCGCCGTTATGCTAATCATAAAAGCGGTAGAAAATATAAACAAAATCCAGAAGCATCAAACTCGAAAAAAGACATTTTACCCTACGAAGTAGACCCAGTAAAAGCGGAATCAGCGGCAATTTTTAAAGCCAAGTGGGTGCAAGCAAAGACGAATGAGAAATATCAAAAGCTTTTAGTTAAGCATAAACAAATGTATGAAATAAATAGTCATTAG
- a CDS encoding aldo/keto reductase, giving the protein MSLPVESRLQFTSDLNICRILNGMWQVSGGHGRINSQAAIQSMFEYLDAGFTTWDLADHYGPAEDFIGEFHRQVIANRGKEALANLQAFTKWVPRPGKMTKKLVEENIDISLKRMDVESLDLMQFHWWEYQDKNYLDALKYMAELQTEGKIKHLALTNFDTEHLKIITEAGIKIVSNQVQFSLVDRRPEVNMMHFCQQHDIKLFTYGTVCGGLLSEKYLGKSEPRGFDLGTASLRKYKNMIDGWGGWQLFQELLSTLKEIADKHQVSIANVAVRYILDKPAVGGVIVGARLGVSEHIADNAKIFSFSLDGEDSDRIDIISRKSRNLYQIIGDCGDEYRR; this is encoded by the coding sequence ATGAGTTTACCTGTAGAGAGTCGTCTCCAATTTACTTCTGATTTAAATATTTGCCGGATATTAAATGGTATGTGGCAAGTGTCTGGTGGACATGGACGCATCAATTCTCAAGCGGCTATTCAATCTATGTTTGAATATTTGGATGCAGGCTTTACTACTTGGGATTTAGCAGACCATTATGGGCCAGCAGAAGATTTTATTGGGGAATTTCACCGTCAAGTAATTGCTAACCGTGGTAAAGAAGCTTTAGCTAATTTGCAAGCTTTTACAAAATGGGTTCCTCGTCCTGGGAAAATGACGAAAAAGTTAGTCGAGGAAAATATTGATATCTCTCTCAAAAGGATGGATGTGGAATCTTTAGATTTGATGCAATTCCATTGGTGGGAATATCAAGATAAAAATTATTTGGATGCCCTAAAGTATATGGCGGAACTGCAAACTGAGGGGAAGATTAAGCATTTGGCTTTGACTAATTTTGATACGGAACATCTGAAAATTATTACGGAAGCAGGCATTAAAATTGTTTCCAATCAAGTGCAATTTTCGCTGGTTGACCGCCGTCCGGAAGTTAATATGATGCATTTTTGTCAACAGCATGATATCAAACTTTTTACTTATGGTACTGTTTGCGGCGGTTTGTTATCAGAAAAGTATTTGGGTAAATCGGAACCGCGAGGTTTTGATTTGGGTACAGCTAGCTTGCGAAAATATAAAAACATGATTGATGGTTGGGGTGGTTGGCAATTATTTCAAGAGTTACTTTCTACTTTGAAAGAAATTGCTGACAAGCATCAAGTTAGTATTGCTAATGTGGCGGTGCGTTATATCTTAGATAAGCCTGCTGTGGGTGGTGTGATAGTTGGTGCAAGGCTTGGTGTATCTGAACATATTGCAGATAACGCTAAAATATTTAGTTTTAGTTTAGATGGTGAAGATAGCGATCGCATCGACATCATATCTCGCAAATCACGGAATTTGTATCAAATCATTGGCGATTGTGGCGACGAGTATCGACGATGA
- a CDS encoding c-type cytochrome, translated as MQKLLTLILLVLLLLTTAFTLPVSAADTANGAEVFSVHCAGCHINGGNIVRRGKNLKKKALKKYGMDSIEAITSIVTNGKSNMSAYKDRLTEQQIQDVAAYVLEQADKDWR; from the coding sequence GTGCAAAAACTACTAACATTGATATTATTGGTGCTTTTATTATTGACAACTGCTTTTACTTTGCCTGTAAGTGCAGCAGATACAGCTAATGGTGCAGAAGTTTTTAGCGTTCATTGTGCTGGTTGTCATATTAATGGTGGTAATATTGTCCGGCGGGGTAAGAACCTGAAAAAGAAAGCGCTGAAGAAATATGGTATGGATTCCATAGAAGCTATTACATCCATTGTCACCAATGGTAAAAGTAATATGTCAGCCTACAAAGACCGTCTTACTGAACAGCAAATCCAAGATGTTGCTGCTTATGTTCTGGAACAAGCTGATAAAGACTGGCGTTAA